In Zingiber officinale cultivar Zhangliang chromosome 1A, Zo_v1.1, whole genome shotgun sequence, a genomic segment contains:
- the LOC122037958 gene encoding ribonuclease E/G-like protein, chloroplastic isoform X5, whose protein sequence is MRSINGARLLGEKLSVYDISKEQYKFVDRDAEIHVVGSEEKDSEKAQPVEEPWLLRSTFFSFTESGELDDTISLEEQHKLNLVNLHGADKRPEDEFNIVHIEEPESTVILINSSVCTMQRIAVLENDKLVEILLEPVKNNVQCDSIYLGVLTKLVPHMGGAFVDIGISRSSFMDIKRNREPFAFPPFCRGIEKEPYNKSSKLELKGNFDIHGHGQPSYDEDDMTDSLSEMNHHNEHEVEDELDASDAIKMNFGNNINELNIVEADFDDEYADDFLPLEAESSNNSSLPLLIQESLKDVDGVDRGNNKWDHVREGTEVIVQVVKEGLGTKGPALTAYPSLRSRFWILSTRCDRIGISKKITGEERSRLKVVAKTLQPQGFGLTVRTVAAGHSLDELKKDLDGLISTWKGIAEHAKSAALAAEEGVEGAVPVMLHRAMGQTLSVVQDYFNEKVKRMVVDSPRTYHEVTSYLQEIAPELCNRVELYDKRIPIFQEYKIEEEINSILSKRVPLSNGGYLVIEQTEALVSIDVNGGQCMLGEGTSQEKAVLDVNLAAVKQIARELRLRDIGGIIVVDFIDMVDDSNRRLIYEEMKKAVERDRSTVRVSELSKLGLMEITRKRVRPSVTFMISEPCICCHATGRVEALETSFSKIEREICRLLAVSHNKPDSENVKSWPRFVLKVDRHMCNYLTTGKQTKLAVLSSSLKVWILLKVARGFTRGSFEVKPFTDAMANEEQQVVALSRLRPTEARAYTSTTKLTLFPVKKGKSRGK, encoded by the exons ATGAGAAGTATTAATGGTGCTCGCTTGCTAGGAGAGAAATTGTCCGTTTATGATATTTCTAAAGAACAGTATAAATTTGTAGATAGGGATGCAGAAATACATGTGGTAGGTTCAGAGGAAAAGGATTCTGAAAAAGCACAACCTGTTGAGGAACCATGGCTACTTCGAtctacttttttttcttttactgaGTCTGGTGAACTTGATGATACTATCAGTCTAGAAGAACAGCATAAACTAAATTTAGTGAACTTGCACGGGGCAGATAAAAGACCTGAAGATGAGTTCAATATAGTCCACATTGAAGAACCAGAATCAACTGTTATACTTATAAATTCATCTGTCTGTACCATGCAAAGAATTGCTGTCTTGGAAAATGATAAGCTCGttgagatattgttggaaccAGTCAAGAATAATGTGCAGTGTGATAGTATATATTTAGGTGTGCTTACAAAGCTTGTTCCTCATATGGGTGGGGCATTTGTAGATATTGGTATTTCTCGGTCATCCTTTATGGATATTAAGCGGAATAGAGAACCGTTTGCTTTTCCGCCATTTTGTCGTGGTATTGAGAAAGAGCCTTATAACAAATCTAGTAAGCTTGAACTCAAAGGTAATTTTGACATCCATGGGCATGGCCAGCCTTCATATGATGAGGATGATATGACTGATTCACTATCAGAGATGAACCATCATAATGAACATGAAGTAGAAGATGAACTGGATGCATCTGATGCTATTAAGATGAACTTTGGCAACAATATAAATGAGTTAAACATTGTCGAAGCTGATTTTGATGATGAATATGCTGATGATTTCCTTCCGCTAGAAGCAGAAAGCTCAAACAACTCTAGTCTTCCACTTCTTATACAAGAAAGCTTGAAGGACGTTGATGGTGTTGATAGAGGTAACAACAAATGGGATCATGTTCGTGAAGGGACAGAAGTAATTGTCCAAGTGGTTAAAGAGGGGCTAGGCACAAAAGGTCCTGCTCTTACTGCATATCCTAGCCTAAGAAGCAGATTCTGG ATATTAAGCACTCGGTGTGATAGAATAGGAATTTCAAAGAAGATAACTGGCGAGGAACGCAGCCGCTTAAAAGTTGTTGCAAAAACATTGCAGCCTCAAGGTTTTGGCTTGACTGTACGAACTGTTGCTGCTGGTCACTCTTTGGATGAACTGAAAAAGGACCTTGATGGATTAATTTCAACATGGAAAGGCATAGCTGAACATGCAAAATCTGCTGCATTAGCTGCTGAAGAGGGTGTAGAAGGAGCAGTTCCTGTAATGTTACACAGGGCAATGGGTCAGACTTTGTCCGTTGTGCAAGATTATTTTAATGAAAAG GTCAAGCGCATGGTTGTTGATTCTCCTCGAACTTATCATGAG GTTACTAGCTATCTCCAGGAAATCGCACCAGAACTATGTAACCGAGTTGAGTTGTATGATAAAAGAATACCCATTTTTCAAGAATACAAAATTGAAGAGGAAATCAATAGCATTCTAAGTAAAAG GGTTCCCCTGTCCAATGGGGGTTACTTGGTGATTGAACAGACTGAAGCATTGGTCTCAATAGATGTTAATGGGGGGCAGTGTATGCTAGGAGAAGGAACATCTCAAGAGAAAGCTGTTCTAGATGTCAATCTTGCAGCTGTGAAACAA ATTGCAAGGGAGCTACGTCTGAGAGACATTGGTGGCATAATTGTGGTTGATTTTATTGATATGGTTGATGATT CAAATAGAAGGCTTATTTATGAAGAAATGAAGAAGGCAGTTGAAAGGGATCGATCAACGGTCAGAGTTTCTGAGCTATCTAAGCTTGGGTTGATGGAGATCACCAGGAAGAGG GTCCGTCCAAGTGTCACATTCATGATCAGTGAACCATGCATTTGCTGCCATGCCACTGGAAGAGTGGAAGCTTTGGAGAcatcattttcaaagattgaacGGGAAATATGTCGCCTGCTT GCTGTCTCTCATAACAAGCCAGATTCTGAAAACGTGAAGTCCTGGCCTAGATTTGTGCTAAAAGTGGATCGTCACATGTGCAACTACCTCACAACAGGAAAGCAAACAAAACTAGCAGTCTTAAGTAGTTCTCTCAAAGTTTGGATTTTGTTGAAG GTAGCCAGAGGATTCACCCGAGGATCATTTGAGGTGAAGCCATTTACTGATGCCATGGCAAATGAAGAGCAGCAAGTTGTTGCTCTTTCCAGATTGCGGCCTACAGAAGCTAGGGCGTATACTTCGACCACCAAGCTTACTTTGTTTCCTGTCAAGAAAGGGAAGAGTCGAGGTAAATGA